The following coding sequences lie in one Phragmites australis chromosome 8, lpPhrAust1.1, whole genome shotgun sequence genomic window:
- the LOC133927670 gene encoding uncharacterized protein LOC133927670 — protein sequence MADTVLQASEVELLRQAADHARQEEEARRAYAVAQAQVATATIHVQTVGVLNIKVLVPVVLDIVSLNYSKWRDLFLTTLGRYDLFDYVLPNVEVDANDVHWHRMDCTVRSRLYGTISTELLKVVMTPTSTTRSISTALEDQFIGNKETHALHLDAQFCTFVQGDLLILDYCRKLKGMADALGDLSEPVQDRMLIMSVLCGLNEKFAYMAALLKRQKPFPSFIDVRSDLLLEELTMASKLGSSSTVLIATAPSAPCAPATSSSGAMQGSGAGHGGPTPPPGNSNQVYSNNSGASNGISAPCINGHN from the coding sequence ATGGCTGACACTGTGTTACAAGCTTCTGAGGTCGAACTTCTGCGCCAGGCTGCCGATCACGCTCGCCAAGAGGAAGAGGCGCGCCGCGCCTATGCTGTAGCGCAGGCCCAGGTTGCGACCGCCACCATCCATGTGCAGACTGTCGGTGTCCTCAACATCAAGGTACTTGTTCCTGTCGTCCTTGACATTGTGTCTTTGAACTACAGCAAGTGGCGCGACCTCTTCCTCACAACGCTCGGCCGATACGATCTCTTCGATTACGTCCTCCCCAACGTTGAGGTTGATGCTAACGATGTCCACTGGCATCGGATGGACTGCACCGTGCGGTCAAGGCTCTACGGCACCATCTCCACTGAGCTGCTCAAGGTCGTCATGACACCCACCTCCACCACCCGTAGCATCTCGACGGCTCTTGAAGATCAGTTCATCGGCAACAAGGAGACGCATGCTCTCCACCTCGATGCTCAATTTTGCACATTCGTCCAAGGTGATCTATTAATTTTAGATTATTGCCGCAAGCTTAAAGGAATGGCAGATGCACTAGGTGATCTTAGCGAGCCGGTTCAAGACCGTATGCTCATTATGTCTGTTCTCTGTGGCCTCAATGAAAAGTTTGCCTATATGGCCGCTCTCCTCAAGCGCCAAAAGCCATTTCCATCCTTCATCGACGTTCGCTCTGACCTACTACTCGAGGAACTCACCATGGCGTCTAAGCTAGGTTCTTCGTCAACCGTCCTCATCGCCACCGCTCCTTCTGCCCCATGCGCCCCCGCCACTAGCAGTAGCGGTGCCATGCAGGGATCCGGGGCTGGCCATGGTGGTCCGACACCCCCTCCTGGCAACAGCAATCAAGTCTACTCCAACAACAGTGGTGCATCCAACGGCATTTCCGCTCCATGCATCAATGGTCACAATTGA